The genomic segment CATAGTTATGAGATACATATATAAACCATGTATATATACTCAGCTTTTAATTTAGAACTATACTAGATTATGatcgtgctagagcacgggttaaaatttcttttatttatattgtaatttttgtataaaatataatttatgtgattgttttaaaaagtttttttggataaaacattatgcaataaaattatatgctaaatatgatgcttgaaaaaatacatattttgtaaattttatattgttaattattctagataagtactcgTACTATAACAcggattaaattttattttatacaaaaatttgtatattttatattttaaaataaaattttaatatattgtattagtttatgtatgtgaaattatttcaataatatatattctacatcatgatttgaatgtcattataagacataattttgtaaatttagtttttaaaatgcaagttattatattatgagtaatttaatactGTATAtgatatactttttgttttaatatacttagttttttgaaattctttcatattatagtgacatattattgaccaTTGCTATAGCAATTCAAATTAGAGCgtttatagtttctaattttttatctttaaatatTCATGATATTCTTCAAAAtatcaagttttaatatattaaaaatatttcaaaagaaattatttaacgtttattatagtatataaaattataaaattcaacaaaaaatatgaaattgaatttaagtATTCAAATTCTTACCCATTACTCAGTAAAActtttaattcaataaatatttatttttaaaaaaataatattactaaactttgaatattttatagattgaacaatttatacttatttttaaaaattcaacttttggtatatctgaaaataaaacttttttttttaattataataaataatataataattgatttgtttcacaaaatagactcatatataaagaTGAGatgtgaagtataatgataattaacaaattaatatggtaagttagatatcaaagaaatttatttgatgaataatttaataaagaaaattaatatagtaagttaatatggtaagttagatatcaaagaaatttatttgatgaataatttaataaagaaaattaatatagttTACAAACGGCTCTATTTGTCTGGTATTAAAagtcacatatttttgttctaattgattcaattatttaaaatatcttaagTTTTGGTCCGGTATATATCTTAGATTCCTCAAAAGTCGAACCTACATAATTGTAAACTTTTCCCCTTTTTCGCCAAACCTACTGTACTagataatttaattagaaagaTAATTTTGATTACGTCGATAACTTTTATGTGGTTCTGAATTTGATACATTGGATTTTGGAACTGTTCTTagtttagttaaattttaattaggacGACTATCTTCCCAAAACATAAGCATATATTCCCGCAGATCCCATAAAGAAAACTGGATAATGTAGCCGCttgtctttatatttttatataagcGTTATTTGTCTActtaacttttatattttgaaagtgGATTACTTACTTTAAATGAGATTCGATTCTGATAGACGAATCTAATGAAAATTACATGAAACTGAGTATGAGATAAACCAATAATAgcttttgctttcttgtttttccttcgcacaaagctttttttttcctctataatttctgtcttttttatatatagatattaataTTATGGAAGTAGTAAGTGGATGATATCCTCATCCAGAACGATTGGTAGGAGCACGGCACAATCATCATTGGTATGAATAATggcagtatatatatatgctaaacAATGGTATATTGGTATGTATCTAATTCTAACaagtatgtatataaaaattaaatggatTTCACGTACGTAACTACACAAGCAAAACGCGTGAAGAAAATACACTTATATACATACGATAAACTAATAGTATTATTAGTAATGTTACGTTTACCTGGTTTTGGAtactttatttttctaattaaccAGATTCATATCATAATTGTTGTTTATGAATAGATTTTGTTGTTCGAATGATTTTAAGTTTATCATATAATTAGGACTGATTAGGGGTATTGTTAGGGCATTAATGGTCGACTTTTCCTACTATTATTCATGTCATGGTTAACCATTATGCATGTTTTAATCGCGAAATGTCAAAAGTAACATATACATTTCACATTTGCTTTTAGAAATTAGTTTGAATATCAAACTCAAATATATCTTGATGAGGATAAACGATCGTGACTTATTTACGTTATTAAGTGACGTTAAAAAAGGAATATTACTATTGGGATCCTGACGTTACAAAGACTAAACCAAAGTATCAACTTGAAAGGAGTGCTTGCCCCACATGACGATGGCTGATtgacaataatattttatagtttatatcGAGTACTAGTTTTTCAAAATGCtttaatgtttataatttttttttgtcaaatagtaatgcttatatatatatatatgtttatatatcaattatatatagagTGGAATCGTAGGGCTCCGTATCTGTATGGAATTAGCTACGATATCCCAAACTCCATTAtccatatctttgtttttttgtgtgtcaattatttgttttgttcttgacCTTTTGATTggagtttatatttttattatataaagtagcTAGACCATAATTGGAAGGATAATACGTATGTATGACTATGATGAATTGGCTGGTTATGTGGATTAGATATTCGTTATAATAAAAACCTGCATATATTAATCTAGATATAAACAATGATTTCAGGCTCGTTTGTGATTGTTACTTCAAAAATTTTAcattagtttttactttttactagGAACTGTTACTTAATAGGCGAATATAATTGTACTTAAATTTATGGTACAAAAATGCATATATCATATGAAAGTTGAACAGCCCAAAAGACTATGAGAGTGTAGTTACTAGTAAGAGCATGTGCATCACCATACCCACACACCGTCCcacataataaaacatttaaatttaaatggaAATGAAATTAATATCAGAGAAACGTATCTACACACGCGACGTTTTTTCATCCGTCCTTCAAGACACGTGGCGCGGTTTTATTATTTCGTGGAATTAGGGTAAgggtgaaccaaaaaaaattgttgggtCGCGACATTTTTCCTCtccgtctctctttctttacccTCTGTCTCTCTCGAAGGCGATTTGATTCAGAAGGGGGATTTCTCTGAAAATTGGGTAAAGCAAAGGTTAATCTGCCGTCAATCGGTTGCAATAGGAAGAGGTTTGTGTTCTTCCCTCGTTTCCTTGGatgattttcatttttgatgtATTATCTTTTTCGGTTTAAGGCAATTGTTTATGTGAttcaaaagttttgtttctgatttttgaTTCGATTGTTGTCTATCTCTATGTATATGTTCTCTCTGATTTTAATTTCGAATTAGGGTTTGTTAATATGTTTAGGTtttggatttagggtttcgatttagggattcgttttagtttttaggggtTCTGATTTAGGGATTCGATTTAGTTTTTAGGGGTTTTGATTTATGGTTTCGATTTAGTTTCTCCCtgattttagtttatgatttaataACTATCTTAAAATTGTTTCTAATTCTTCGAAATATATTTGGGGATGCAGATTTCAAATGATAAAATTTGTTGCTTTGGTCGTATTTCGAATGGGATAGAAAGCTTTAGTCAATTCCTACATGGTAAGTCAAGCCTTTCTTATGAATTAAAGCGAGTTTTAATATTGCGCTTATTTGTTGTGAAACTTGATTGTTTTATGTTAAACCGAGTTTAACATTgcacttgtttgtttgttatgagTTTCCTCAGCCACACGTAAAGGAAGCCTCACATAAAGATAAATCACATAACAAGTAGCAACCAATCACCCTGTCAAAGGTAAATAATCGATTCTATTAGCATCAAAAATGTcaatttcttgttgtttgttgtatacTTGGGGTATGTTGTGGTATCATTTTTTGATTTGGTAGAGAAGTTCATATGTTTTGTATCTTTAGATTCGTCAAGTGTATCTTTAGACTAGTTCATATGATTTGGTAGACTAGTTCATATGTTTTGTATCTTTAGCTGCTTATATAAAGCTGCGAGTATATGTAATGTTGCATTTGCATtaatatatgtaactaaagCTAGTTATATAAAGCTGcgagtatatatattgttgcaTTTGCATTAATATATGTAACTGACAGTATAACTAAGTTTGTGTAactaaaagtttcaaaaatgtaGTTGGTGTACTTGATGTTTgttgtcataaattgtgattagacttaGGTAGTTGAAGCTTTGGTCATAAAGTAGGCAGTTGAAACCATACTTTcttggttccttgtttcttcttttaaaaacgaAACCACACTTCCCTCTTTTCCtaatcatctcaaactctttccttgtttctgtttcttggttccttgtttcttcctTGTTTCTGTCTCTCGTTTCTGTTTCTTGGTTCcttgtttattcttttaaacACGAGACCATACTTCCCTCTTTTCCTAATCATCTTCTATCtctcgtttttgtttcttggtttcttgtttattcttttaaacACGATACCATACTTCCCTCTTTTCCtaatcatctcaaactcttattcCTATGAGTTATTACAATACATTCAGTCAGTCCGCTAGTTATTTAGATCTTCTCAACAGTCAAGGAAAATAGTCATTCAACCATTGTCACAAGCTAGGCATTTGTTTCCTTGTGTCATTTGTCTCGATGTGTCACAAGCAAAATAGTCATTCAACCATTGTCACAAGCTTCTCATGTcatttaatctatatatacttcGTTTGTGGATGATGCAAAACCATATCTTCTCATCGCATTAACTCTTTTTCTATACTCCATTTCACCTCAATATCAAAATACGAtctccatcttttttcttcaaaaaatgtCATCTTCATCAAACCATTACCACTACCAAAGAGATGGTAGGGATGATCTTGATGCTTATTTTGATgcatattttgataattatgcCGAAAATTCTAATCTCATTCAAGAACCAATAGAGCCAAAGAAATGGATTTATATCCCAAGAAACCGAgaagaaggccacaataatctatggaatgattatttcagtgatacTCCAACATACCCGGACTATTTATTCCGGCGACGGTTTCGTATGCACAGGCCATTGTTCATGCGTATTGTGCAACGTCTCTCTACAGAAGTCGAGTATTTCCGTCAATCCCAGGATGCAACCGGTCGGGCTAGTGTGtcacctatacaaaaatgtactgcagccATTCGCCAATTGGCATATGGTACTGCCTCCGACACAGTTGACGAGTATGTACGAATTGGTGGTTCAACAGCTCGGAAATGTTTGCACGAGTTTACCGCCGCAATAATCTTGTTATTTGGCGATGAATACCTAAGACGCCCCACACAAGACAACCTAGAGAGACTActctatcaaaatgaaaaacgtGGATTTCCCGGTATGGTTGGgagcattgactgtatgcattgggggtGGAAAAATTGTCCAACAGCTTGGAAAGGGATGTATTCACGATCAACCGGAAAACCTACAATCGTGTTAGAGGCGGTAGCTTCGTATGACCTCTGGATATGACATgctttttttggagctccaggtactatgaacgatcttaatattctGGATCGatcaaatgtttttgatgacgTTCTTAACGGTAATGCTCCGGAGGTCAACTTCTATGTCAACGGAAGGGAGTACTATTTGGGGTACTATCTCAcagatggtatttatccaaaatgggccACTTTTATACAATCTATCCGGCTTCCACAAGGTATGAAAAATTCTCTATTTtccaaaaaacaagaagctgtgcgaaaagatgttgagcgtgcatttggagtcttgcaagctagattcACCATTGTTAAAAATCCATCTCCTTTATGGGATAAGTACAAAATAGCAAATGTTATGAGAGCATGCATAATACagcataatatgattgtcgaggATGAACGAGAAACATACAGTTTCAGAAACATTCTTTCTGAGTTTCAATACGGAGAagatgtggatcaaacatataccgtCGGTGCCGCCAGTTTGGGTTCAAATATGAGCAGTACGATTACTCGTCGAACACATATGCGGGATAAACAAGTTCATGACcagttaaaaaaagatttgattgagcatatttagacaaactttggacatcttccaCATAATGAAGATTAATGTCAAAAATTTTATGCTGAgaataaaatgtatgttttaatttttgatgtttctatggtttatgtttttatttttcatgttttaattgtatgttttgttttttttccaagtttttctaactttgtaattttcttatattattagtgttattgttatatgttttatttgaattaaaacttaaatatgattttacttattaatttaaataattaatttaaaaaaaaaaatattatttttttcatgagACCAACTGTGAGGGACACCAAACTCCtaccaaaattaagaaactctAAAAATAATCTTAATATATTTGAGGGACCATTTTCGGTCCTTGACCGCTGCACATGCCCTAAGGTATGCAAGTTTTGCTCATCGAACGTCATTATTTGAGCAAGATgtttccaaaatatataattttagtaatGGATCAATCATATGATATCACCGTACTACGCAGCACGCATCTAACTTCAATTATATGCCAACTTGCTTTtataatattgtataaattggaaaagacaaaatattttatgttttttgtatCATCAGAAATCTAGATCTGTAGATATATTGATTTATAGAACCTTCCCATGAAGATTGGACCTATACTTATACAGTACTGGTCTCTCTTTTTCAAAGCTGGCAGTCTCATACCTTTATCCTACGGCCTACCTAATCTTTTTGTCCCATGAATTGCATCACATTGGATGGATAAATTACCTATTGATATGCATATACATAAATACTTCCCaagtttattatatagttttctgccattttttacaaatcaaaagTCTCGAATATTATTGTTTAAACACCACTACACAAATGATAAATTGGTACCAGACCTATGTCATCATGTCAGTACTCTTAGAAAATGattgaccaaaatatttttgattcacATTAGGCATAACTCATGAAGTTTCAGTTTcttgatattatatttttggaagatttgtcAATGTAAATTGATAAACTCTACTATGAATCGACGtcaatgtaaaaatattaaacaatgaTAAGAAAACACGACAAgataatataagaaaactagaCACGAGTGCACTCTCTCTCGGTTTGTCACAGGACTAGACATGAGTACACCCTAAAAAAGGACAAATCCTAATGTGATATTTGACTTATTTATTATTGGCCTATAGGGGTTTTAAAAGACAATCTTAATGTACaagttaatatttattttccacagttatatatttttcttatgttaacAACATGcattatacaaaattattaaattaggataaattatatgttttcgtTTATTAAATTTGTAAGTTATAAATAGCTcatcaattataataatttgtatgttATTTCATATGGTTTATGAAGTAACCAAAGGGCACATTAACACAATAATATAACTTTAAGCAGGTTTTTTATATACTTCTTTTTACCATTTTGGCTGTTGTTAACTTTTTAAGTTTCGTAATTAAGAAGTAAAACTCATCAAACATAATTAGTTAATGAATCAAAGGTTCAAATGGTTGCAATGAATAGAGTGGACTAAATAATTCCTTACACTAACAAAATGGTTTTTAttcaatttcataaattttgttaaGTAATACTCCTTTGCTTCCTATGTATGTTTATAAAATCGTAGGCCGGGATCGTTCTTGCTATTCGTCCTGCATTTATTACTTGTACAAagtagagagaaaaataaataaaaaaaagttttctttctCCTGAAGCAACTTTAAAGGCGATTAGTCTCCTAACCCTAATTGCCGCCGTTGGCCTGCCTCACGCCGGCGACGAGAATTGTTCCAGATGCCAAagcgaaagaaaaagaaaggctcctctctctctcgatctcaaATCCCGGGAACCTCGCAGTTCGCTCGAATCTCTGCGATAACTGGGATCTCTTCTCAGAAAGATGACGGAGACAAATCCATAATCCTCGTAGACTCGTTCACATGTGACACCCCCGAAGAATTAACTGTCGGGATTCCACCATCTACGTCAGGCGCTGCTGGTTCAGGGGACCCAGCGGCCTCAGCGGAAAAGATCCCCTCAGATCTGACATCTCCTCTTGCTCCCCAAGATGAAACTTCTCCACCTACGAATCTATCGGCTGTTGAGGCATGTGTCTCCGGCGAAAAATCCCAGGAAAAGGTGGTAAATACTGGTGCAGACTCGCTGGGCAAAACTGTATCAGCTATTTCTACAGGGAAGGCCATGCCGACTCTGGATAAAAAGTGGTCGAGT from the Camelina sativa cultivar DH55 chromosome 12, Cs, whole genome shotgun sequence genome contains:
- the LOC104733493 gene encoding uncharacterized protein LOC104733493 yields the protein MSSSSNHYHYQRDGRDDLDAYFDAYFDNYAENSNLIQEPIEPKKWIYIPRNREEGHNNLWNDYFSDTPTYPDYLFRRRFRMHRPLFMRIVQRLSTEVEYFRQSQDATGRASVSPIQKCTAAIRQLAYGTASDTVDEYVRIGGSTARKCLHEFTAAIILLFGDEYLRRPTQDNLERLLYQNEKRGFPGMVGSIDCMHWGWKNCPTAWKGMYSRSTGKPTIVLEAVASYDLWI